Proteins found in one Gordonia sp. PDNC005 genomic segment:
- the eccCa gene encoding type VII secretion protein EccCa, protein MGTRLVHRPARLKVDPLPSEPLKLPPAPAIDSGNNNPMMAMRAILPIFAGLGMMAMMMSSGNPIRMIAGGAMVTAAVIGGIAMFIYAKSGGRKKAEQQRGVYVEFVAEARQRLDQESADQRAVSVRRHPEPRALLNLIRDPSRLWERRPHDDDFLVARIGRGTGPLARDVDVPDQADPLKKPEPIAQAHLDRLISATKRIEDLPVAVQLAGVVSIVGPAELTYEAVRGILTQVGALHAPDDVRFHLALPAAGASTAYQWAMWLPHILDPDRFDGPIGRRMTSRDSDDLVSFIDEIDERARLVDEIAKRSASSSKGIDAPHLVVVIDSDDQHGREVLSVLSGRDLQAMKVVAVVLNEQRTLEPGHVDARITIADNRSVEVEIFGDDTESNARVDAAQRRTRRLVRGADRGSLDAVSETLAATIARRLAPIRLIEDAAPDTPLESTITLDRLLGISDFGTYDVHQMWSPRPLDEFLNVPFAVGGNGEPVHLNLKESAQEGMGPHGLCIGATGSGKSEVLRTMVLAQAVCHSPDRLALVLVDYKGGAAFAGLDQLPHTTAMVDNLSDGAGLVDRLHDALLGEMQRRQQVLQAAGSLPNVTEYNRRRDAGQDLEPLPNLLVVIDEFGEILAAKPDFIDLFVQIGRIGRSIGVHLLLATQRLEESKLRGLESHLSYRIGLRTFSAQESRTVIGTTDAHQLPPIPGSGILKVDPDLYERFKAAYVSGRYVPAGAAEELQLPPVPMPFQLGNDTSHWLHERQLEHELAVQKNVAPADEDDPFVETTLDMVARRLGEHADKVRQIWLPPLPDSIPIGEVLGDVAPSRGRGLSAVDTAMCGQLKFPIGLKDQPLKQWQGPLTLDVRGSGGHVVFLGSPQSGKTTAVRAIVMGAALTHTATEVGFYVIDMAGSSLSPLANLPHVGDVATRFESDKLRRSVAEVAFQLAERERIFADHQIETAEAMREAHRRGALPELACADVFLVIDGWWTFREEYEALSQQVQDIVARGLGYGVHVILTSSRWADFRLQMQSMLGTRVELRLNDALESTIDRRTLASIRPEDQGRCATQDKLLGQIALPQVGGSIGGAEASLRAIADAWTGPVIPPVRMLPDEVTLATIRSDHPTAPRAVIGLAEADLMPASIDLFGTDPHLLVFGDSGSGKTSLVRTLINDICPAYKEGQVVFAVIDPKRQLLDAVPPQFLGGYAGTGGAATGLMGSIAQELVRRQPPDDVTPQQLRDRSWWKGPEVVIIADDYDLIEGGNSPLRQLVPFLSQSRDLGVHLVVLRRSGGAARAAYEHVMQGIKESGGTGLLLSGDRQEGQIWPKAWLQHLPPGRGDLIRPGKLPERIQVAFTPSPLLVSAALDKHTAPTAEG, encoded by the coding sequence GTGGGGACCCGCCTAGTCCACCGACCGGCGAGACTCAAGGTCGACCCGCTGCCGTCCGAGCCGCTCAAACTGCCGCCGGCACCTGCCATCGACTCCGGGAACAACAACCCGATGATGGCGATGCGCGCGATCCTCCCGATCTTCGCCGGACTCGGCATGATGGCGATGATGATGTCGTCGGGAAACCCGATCAGGATGATCGCAGGCGGCGCGATGGTCACCGCGGCCGTCATCGGCGGCATCGCGATGTTCATCTACGCCAAGAGCGGCGGTCGTAAGAAGGCCGAGCAACAGCGCGGTGTGTACGTCGAGTTCGTCGCCGAGGCACGACAGCGTCTTGATCAAGAGAGCGCCGACCAACGGGCCGTCTCGGTCCGCAGGCATCCCGAGCCCCGCGCACTTCTCAATCTGATTCGGGACCCTTCACGGCTGTGGGAACGGCGACCGCACGACGACGACTTCCTCGTCGCCCGGATCGGACGCGGCACCGGGCCCCTCGCGCGCGACGTCGACGTACCCGATCAGGCCGACCCGTTGAAGAAGCCAGAGCCGATCGCGCAGGCGCACCTCGACAGGTTGATCTCGGCGACGAAACGGATCGAGGACCTTCCCGTTGCGGTGCAGCTCGCAGGCGTCGTGTCGATCGTCGGTCCTGCGGAGTTGACGTACGAGGCGGTCCGCGGAATTCTCACGCAGGTCGGAGCCCTCCACGCCCCCGACGACGTCCGCTTCCACTTGGCGCTTCCGGCGGCCGGTGCGTCGACCGCGTATCAGTGGGCCATGTGGCTCCCCCACATCCTCGACCCGGACAGATTCGACGGTCCTATCGGACGCAGGATGACGTCGCGAGATTCCGACGACCTCGTCTCGTTCATCGATGAGATCGATGAGCGGGCACGGCTTGTCGACGAGATCGCAAAACGTTCCGCCTCGTCGTCGAAGGGCATCGACGCTCCGCATCTCGTTGTGGTGATCGACTCCGACGACCAGCACGGCAGGGAGGTTCTCAGTGTCTTGAGCGGTCGTGACCTGCAGGCGATGAAGGTCGTCGCAGTGGTGCTGAACGAACAGCGGACTCTTGAACCAGGCCATGTCGACGCCCGCATCACCATCGCCGACAACAGATCCGTCGAGGTCGAGATCTTCGGCGACGACACCGAGTCGAATGCGCGGGTCGACGCTGCGCAGCGTCGCACACGTCGTCTGGTGCGCGGTGCTGATCGTGGTTCGCTCGACGCGGTGTCGGAGACACTCGCTGCCACGATCGCCCGCAGACTCGCGCCCATCCGGTTAATCGAAGACGCGGCGCCCGACACACCGCTCGAATCGACGATCACCCTCGATCGATTGCTCGGCATCTCCGACTTCGGCACCTACGACGTGCACCAGATGTGGTCCCCACGGCCGCTCGACGAGTTCCTGAACGTTCCATTCGCGGTCGGTGGCAACGGCGAACCGGTTCATTTGAACTTGAAGGAGTCCGCGCAGGAGGGCATGGGTCCGCACGGCCTGTGCATTGGCGCCACCGGATCGGGCAAGTCCGAAGTGCTCCGCACGATGGTTCTCGCACAGGCGGTGTGCCACTCCCCCGATCGGCTGGCGCTCGTCCTCGTCGACTACAAGGGCGGCGCGGCCTTCGCCGGGCTCGACCAACTCCCGCACACCACCGCGATGGTCGACAATCTTTCGGACGGGGCCGGCCTCGTCGACCGCCTTCACGACGCGCTGCTCGGCGAGATGCAGCGTCGTCAGCAGGTCCTTCAGGCTGCGGGGTCGCTCCCGAACGTGACCGAGTACAACCGCCGCCGAGATGCAGGGCAAGACCTCGAACCGCTGCCGAACCTCTTGGTGGTGATCGACGAGTTCGGTGAGATCCTCGCGGCCAAACCCGACTTCATCGACCTCTTCGTGCAGATCGGCCGGATCGGCCGATCGATCGGCGTGCATCTGCTGCTCGCCACGCAGCGGCTCGAGGAGAGCAAACTCCGCGGCCTGGAATCCCATCTGTCGTACCGGATCGGCCTGCGCACCTTCTCCGCACAGGAGTCGCGCACCGTCATCGGAACCACTGACGCTCACCAGCTTCCACCGATTCCCGGATCCGGGATCCTGAAGGTCGACCCCGACCTGTACGAGCGGTTCAAGGCCGCATACGTGTCCGGGCGTTATGTGCCTGCGGGAGCAGCCGAAGAACTGCAGCTTCCACCCGTTCCGATGCCGTTCCAGTTGGGGAACGACACCTCACACTGGCTTCACGAACGCCAGCTCGAGCACGAACTCGCAGTCCAGAAGAACGTCGCACCAGCCGACGAGGACGACCCGTTCGTCGAGACCACGCTCGACATGGTGGCTCGACGGCTCGGCGAGCACGCCGACAAGGTCCGCCAGATCTGGCTGCCGCCGCTGCCCGACTCGATCCCGATCGGCGAAGTCCTCGGCGATGTCGCGCCCAGTCGCGGTCGCGGATTGTCGGCTGTCGACACCGCGATGTGCGGACAGCTGAAGTTCCCGATCGGGCTGAAGGATCAGCCCCTCAAACAGTGGCAGGGGCCGCTCACCCTCGATGTTCGAGGATCGGGCGGGCACGTGGTGTTTCTCGGTTCACCGCAGTCGGGCAAGACCACTGCGGTCCGAGCGATCGTGATGGGCGCCGCCCTGACCCATACCGCGACCGAAGTCGGTTTCTACGTGATCGACATGGCCGGAAGCTCGTTGAGCCCGCTGGCGAACCTCCCCCACGTCGGTGATGTCGCGACGCGATTCGAGTCGGACAAACTGCGCCGCAGCGTCGCCGAAGTCGCTTTCCAGCTGGCCGAACGTGAGCGGATCTTCGCTGATCACCAGATCGAGACTGCCGAGGCGATGCGGGAGGCCCACCGGCGCGGCGCACTGCCGGAACTCGCATGCGCCGACGTGTTCCTGGTCATCGACGGTTGGTGGACATTCCGTGAGGAGTACGAGGCCCTCAGCCAGCAGGTCCAGGACATCGTCGCTCGGGGGCTCGGCTACGGGGTTCACGTGATCCTGACGTCGTCCCGGTGGGCCGATTTCAGGCTCCAGATGCAGAGCATGCTGGGCACCCGCGTCGAGCTGCGGCTGAACGACGCGCTCGAGTCGACAATCGACCGTCGTACGCTCGCGTCGATCCGGCCCGAGGACCAGGGACGATGCGCCACGCAGGACAAACTCCTCGGGCAGATCGCCCTCCCCCAGGTGGGCGGTTCCATCGGTGGCGCCGAGGCGTCGCTGCGCGCGATCGCCGACGCGTGGACCGGTCCGGTGATCCCGCCGGTCCGGATGCTGCCCGACGAAGTGACTCTGGCGACGATCCGATCGGATCACCCAACGGCTCCGCGAGCGGTGATCGGCCTGGCCGAGGCAGATTTGATGCCCGCCTCGATCGACTTGTTCGGCACTGACCCTCACCTGCTCGTGTTCGGCGACAGCGGTTCGGGCAAGACTTCCCTTGTCCGGACGCTGATCAACGACATCTGCCCCGCGTACAAGGAAGGCCAGGTGGTTTTTGCCGTCATTGACCCGAAGCGTCAGTTGCTCGACGCGGTCCCGCCCCAGTTCTTGGGCGGGTACGCAGGCACTGGAGGCGCCGCGACGGGATTGATGGGATCGATCGCGCAGGAACTCGTACGGCGCCAGCCCCCGGACGACGTGACTCCGCAGCAGCTTCGAGACCGCTCGTGGTGGAAGGGACCCGAGGTGGTCATCATCGCCGACGACTACGACCTGATCGAAGGCGGCAACAGCCCGCTGCGACAGTTGGTGCCGTTCCTGTCCCAGTCGCGCGATCTCGGGGTCCACCTCGTGGTCTTGCGCCGCAGTGGAGGCGCGGCGCGCGCCGCATACGAGCACGTCATGCAGGGCATCAAGGAGAGCGGCGGCACTGGCCTGTTACTGTCCGGAGACAGGCAAGAGGGACAGATCTGGCCGAAAGCCTGGCTGCAGCATCTTCCGCCCGGGCGCGGGGATCTGATCAGGCCGGGCAAACTGCCGGAGCGGATTCAGGTGGCCTTCACACCGTCTCCCCTACTCGTGTCCGCTGCCCTCGACAAGCACACCGCACCGACCGCCGAAGGATGA
- a CDS encoding EsaB/YukD family protein, with amino-acid sequence MGANFVRLTVVADDNQLDVSLPAQRPVVEYIDDVLGLLGPTASAGGAVWTLSTPALGPIDLEDTLADHQIVDGARLHLTKAPEAAPPPFVDDVLAEMRRGVDARFRTWDAGTRRTWIGVSVGVVVALASAVVAGDDARQAVVGVLGGLALLCLLAGAALRGPSVGNAAWVAVIPASLGMWRAAEELGTAEQVAFTVAVGCAVVASAAAIVLRSSPVSIAACATAGGCSVAGGAFLAGANAVAMSVWVLPVLVVAVIVAPKWALASSGLLAQVRLSERMELADRDAVARGLTRGRLTADVLVWSSSVLGVLAVATIAADGVWEQGLAAAIMVAIWLLRSRNFTHARHVAPMILAAAASTVFLAAGAIRWFGAAGSSYVLGIGAAVVVLVLVLAACALPTLDEVTAARVRRLLDAVDIPLAVAFVPVVFFAQGVYTLVWPR; translated from the coding sequence ATGGGTGCCAACTTCGTTCGACTGACCGTCGTTGCGGATGACAACCAACTCGACGTGAGTCTTCCGGCGCAACGTCCGGTTGTCGAGTATATCGATGACGTGCTGGGACTGCTCGGCCCGACCGCCTCCGCAGGCGGCGCCGTGTGGACGCTGTCGACGCCCGCGCTCGGGCCGATCGACCTCGAAGACACGCTGGCCGATCATCAGATCGTCGACGGCGCGCGGTTGCACCTGACGAAGGCTCCGGAGGCTGCGCCGCCGCCATTCGTTGACGACGTGCTCGCCGAGATGCGTCGTGGGGTCGACGCCCGATTCCGAACGTGGGATGCAGGCACGCGCCGCACCTGGATCGGCGTGTCGGTCGGTGTGGTCGTCGCGCTGGCCTCAGCTGTCGTCGCCGGGGACGACGCACGGCAGGCTGTCGTTGGAGTTCTCGGGGGATTGGCGCTGTTGTGCCTGCTCGCCGGGGCTGCGCTGCGAGGACCGTCCGTCGGGAACGCGGCCTGGGTTGCCGTGATTCCGGCTTCCCTCGGAATGTGGCGTGCCGCAGAGGAACTCGGGACAGCGGAACAAGTGGCCTTCACCGTCGCCGTCGGTTGTGCGGTCGTCGCATCGGCTGCCGCGATCGTGCTTCGCTCGTCGCCGGTCTCGATCGCCGCATGTGCGACGGCAGGCGGCTGCTCGGTGGCCGGTGGAGCGTTCCTCGCGGGCGCGAATGCGGTCGCCATGTCGGTCTGGGTGCTGCCCGTGCTGGTCGTCGCGGTGATCGTCGCGCCGAAATGGGCGTTGGCGTCGTCGGGCCTGCTCGCCCAGGTGCGGTTGAGCGAGCGGATGGAGCTCGCGGATCGGGATGCCGTCGCTCGCGGATTGACGCGGGGGCGGCTGACCGCCGATGTGCTCGTGTGGTCGTCATCGGTCCTCGGGGTGCTCGCGGTGGCGACGATCGCCGCGGACGGAGTGTGGGAGCAGGGCCTGGCCGCGGCGATCATGGTCGCGATCTGGCTGCTCCGCAGTAGAAATTTCACACATGCTCGTCATGTGGCCCCGATGATCCTCGCCGCTGCCGCGAGCACGGTGTTCTTGGCTGCGGGTGCGATTCGCTGGTTCGGCGCTGCCGGATCGTCGTACGTTCTCGGAATCGGAGCAGCGGTGGTGGTGCTCGTCCTGGTGTTGGCGGCCTGCGCTCTGCCCACACTCGACGAGGTCACGGCGGCGCGTGTGCGGCGCCTGCTCGACGCGGTGGACATCCCGTTGGCGGTCGCCTTTGTTCCAGTCGTGTTCTTCGCGCAGGGGGTCTACACGCTCGTGTGGCCTCGCTGA
- a CDS encoding MinD/ParA family protein: MTSVDTAAYDSPQSVTPPTESGTFAQDGTVSVPPIPEIPGSRPARGWSPVDESNSDALSSDEPVAVPVEDDAVAAAPSRLPSAKVDSQPPAADIPASASEVGVHQQQPPVYPAYSQAAPGPQYVAPQQFGQQMPPAAPHYMPPQPSHNPPPPGAGAYVAPQQVQHQPGVQFPQNPQAPQNLAPPPGLDAQRLVPARQTRAPGNGWRRTLHTVSGGLITFGASKSQQQLDMMVQRVRQPVRGDFRLAVLSLKGGVGKTTTTLGLGSAFASLRGDRVIAVDANPDLGTLASRIPQETTSTVRDLLNDEALHRYTDVRRHTNQAPSRLEVLASERDPAISEAFSADDYLRVVGILENYYNIIMTDCGTGLMHSAMQGVLSTANAIVVVTSPAVDGAQSASATLDWLNAHGYQRLVSQAVVVISASKPGGAPVDIEVLTEHFLGRCRAVQIVPYDNHLAAGAHVDLDQMHRHTRTAFLELAATVADSFSTTTVPPRESRP; this comes from the coding sequence ATGACGTCTGTCGATACCGCTGCATACGACAGTCCGCAGTCGGTCACTCCGCCAACTGAATCGGGCACCTTCGCGCAGGACGGGACGGTCTCCGTGCCCCCGATCCCAGAGATCCCCGGATCGCGCCCGGCGCGGGGATGGTCGCCAGTTGACGAGTCGAACTCCGACGCACTCTCGAGTGACGAGCCTGTGGCCGTTCCCGTAGAGGACGACGCCGTCGCCGCGGCACCTTCCCGACTGCCGTCGGCGAAGGTTGATTCCCAACCGCCTGCCGCCGACATTCCGGCATCTGCCTCGGAGGTAGGTGTGCACCAGCAGCAGCCGCCCGTCTACCCGGCCTACTCGCAGGCCGCTCCTGGGCCGCAGTATGTCGCTCCTCAGCAGTTCGGCCAGCAGATGCCGCCCGCCGCGCCGCACTACATGCCGCCCCAGCCGTCGCACAACCCGCCGCCTCCGGGGGCCGGCGCGTACGTCGCTCCGCAGCAGGTGCAGCACCAGCCAGGCGTCCAGTTCCCCCAGAATCCCCAAGCACCGCAGAATCTCGCGCCCCCTCCGGGGCTGGATGCGCAGCGGCTCGTTCCCGCCCGGCAGACTCGCGCGCCCGGCAACGGGTGGCGCCGCACCCTGCACACGGTGTCCGGCGGCCTGATCACGTTCGGCGCCAGCAAGTCGCAGCAGCAACTCGACATGATGGTCCAACGTGTCCGTCAGCCTGTTCGTGGAGACTTCCGCCTGGCAGTCCTATCGTTGAAGGGCGGCGTCGGCAAGACCACCACAACACTTGGACTCGGGTCGGCCTTCGCATCCCTCCGTGGCGACAGGGTGATCGCCGTTGACGCGAACCCAGATCTTGGGACGTTGGCGAGTCGGATTCCACAGGAGACTACGTCGACGGTGCGCGATCTGCTCAACGATGAGGCGCTGCACCGCTACACCGACGTGCGCAGACACACGAATCAGGCGCCGAGTCGACTCGAAGTGCTTGCGTCTGAACGTGATCCGGCGATCTCGGAAGCCTTCAGCGCCGATGACTACCTTCGCGTGGTCGGGATTCTCGAGAACTACTACAACATCATCATGACCGATTGCGGAACCGGTCTCATGCACTCGGCGATGCAGGGTGTTTTGAGCACAGCCAACGCGATCGTCGTGGTCACCTCGCCTGCGGTCGACGGCGCTCAGAGCGCTTCCGCGACGCTCGATTGGCTGAACGCTCACGGCTACCAGAGGCTGGTGAGCCAGGCGGTGGTTGTGATCTCCGCGTCGAAGCCGGGTGGTGCACCTGTCGACATCGAAGTGCTCACCGAGCACTTCCTCGGGCGGTGTCGTGCGGTGCAGATCGTGCCCTACGACAATCATCTCGCCGCCGGGGCGCACGTCGATCTCGACCAAATGCACAGGCATACGCGGACCGCGTTCCTAGAACTCGCGGCGACTGTCGCGGACTCGTTCTCGACGACCACCGTGCCGCCGCGCGAATCACGTCCATGA
- a CDS encoding MinD/ParA family protein, giving the protein MEHDQQPNNAALPSWVPAADDQGQQQAAPPAPPVQSGANGPQAAPVSHQPHYGGPGSAAPLSGYGQQSPQQQFGGAIGGQQQPQRVGPPPSIDDVAFLKRARRAPSTGWRRAVYKMTGGTVNPGESQDGIRYEALVQAVNQPIRGDYRIAVLSLKGGVGKTTTAVTLGSTLASLRGDRVIAVDANPDLGTLAQRVPQQTSSTVRDLLNDSNLNRYSDVRAHTSQAPSRLEVLASERDPATAETFNEEQYRGVIAVLQRFYNIIITDCGTGLSHSAMAGVLGAANAIILVSSPAIDGARSAAATLDWLEAHGYGHLASRAVVVLSSARPGSSSIDTDQLGEHFRARTRAVHRIPFDDHLAEGAEVDLELVSKPTRMAFVELAATVAQDFSGTLSRPAPDSTAL; this is encoded by the coding sequence GTGGAACACGATCAGCAACCGAACAACGCGGCACTGCCCAGCTGGGTGCCCGCCGCAGACGACCAGGGACAGCAGCAGGCAGCTCCGCCTGCGCCGCCAGTTCAGTCGGGGGCCAACGGACCTCAGGCTGCGCCGGTTTCACATCAGCCGCACTACGGCGGACCAGGTTCCGCCGCGCCGCTGTCTGGATACGGCCAACAGTCGCCCCAGCAGCAATTTGGGGGAGCGATCGGTGGGCAGCAACAACCTCAGCGGGTTGGGCCACCCCCGTCGATCGACGACGTGGCGTTCCTGAAACGTGCCCGGCGTGCACCCTCGACGGGCTGGCGTCGCGCCGTTTACAAGATGACTGGCGGAACGGTGAACCCGGGTGAATCACAGGACGGGATCCGGTACGAGGCGCTGGTTCAAGCAGTGAATCAGCCGATTCGCGGTGACTATCGCATCGCGGTGCTGTCGCTGAAGGGCGGCGTGGGAAAGACGACGACCGCTGTCACACTCGGCTCCACGCTCGCGTCCCTGCGTGGCGATCGCGTGATCGCTGTCGATGCCAATCCAGACCTGGGCACTCTCGCCCAACGGGTTCCGCAACAGACGTCGTCGACTGTCAGAGATCTGCTGAATGACTCGAACCTGAACAGGTACTCCGACGTCCGGGCCCACACCTCGCAGGCGCCGAGCCGACTTGAGGTGCTTGCCTCAGAGCGTGATCCGGCGACCGCTGAGACGTTCAACGAGGAGCAGTACCGCGGAGTGATCGCGGTACTGCAGCGCTTCTACAACATCATCATCACTGACTGCGGTACCGGACTGAGCCATTCGGCAATGGCTGGTGTGCTCGGCGCGGCGAACGCGATCATTCTCGTCAGCTCACCTGCGATCGATGGAGCTCGGAGCGCTGCGGCGACCCTTGATTGGCTCGAAGCCCACGGCTACGGACATCTCGCGTCTCGTGCGGTTGTTGTCCTCAGCTCGGCGCGACCCGGCTCGTCAAGTATCGACACTGATCAATTGGGCGAGCACTTCCGAGCGAGAACCCGTGCAGTGCATCGGATTCCGTTCGACGACCATCTCGCGGAAGGCGCTGAAGTCGATCTGGAATTGGTGAGCAAGCCGACCCGAATGGCCTTTGTCGAGCTCGCCGCGACGGTCGCGCAGGACTTCAGTGGAACCCTGTCACGCCCGGCGCCTGACTCGACTGCGCTTTGA
- a CDS encoding lytic murein transglycosylase has product MHSRQVTRGRLILIVGVVLAAVVLSACSPRLDKEDEGETQRDVPSIQLQAWAELHSDPYGIPKRALQSYAYAAAAMAKANPQCSLGWSTLAAIGNVSSDHGEAGNSSIGSDGRVTPELRGLRQANPERAKPRADTDAGTYDGSTRIDVTMGPMQILPSRWEQFATDADNDGKADPDNFDDATLTTARFLCAAGGDLRQSDGWARAVTQFNGTPGFVQKVHAQAAVYGR; this is encoded by the coding sequence GTGCATAGCCGTCAAGTGACGCGGGGGCGCTTGATTCTGATCGTCGGAGTCGTGCTCGCCGCAGTAGTTCTGTCCGCGTGTTCGCCGCGTCTCGATAAGGAAGACGAGGGCGAAACGCAGCGAGATGTGCCGTCGATTCAACTGCAGGCGTGGGCCGAGCTCCACAGTGACCCGTACGGGATCCCGAAACGGGCCCTGCAGTCGTACGCGTACGCGGCGGCCGCGATGGCCAAGGCCAACCCTCAGTGCAGTCTCGGCTGGTCGACGCTCGCTGCGATCGGAAACGTGTCGAGCGACCATGGTGAGGCGGGCAACTCGTCCATCGGTTCGGACGGACGAGTGACACCCGAGCTCCGCGGCCTCCGCCAGGCCAACCCCGAACGGGCGAAGCCTCGTGCCGACACCGACGCCGGAACCTACGACGGTTCGACGCGCATCGACGTCACGATGGGGCCGATGCAGATCCTGCCGAGCCGCTGGGAGCAGTTCGCGACCGACGCCGACAACGACGGCAAGGCTGATCCGGACAACTTCGACGACGCCACGCTCACCACAGCACGTTTCCTGTGCGCTGCCGGCGGCGACCTCCGCCAGTCGGATGGTTGGGCACGCGCCGTCACGCAGTTCAACGGAACGCCCGGATTTGTGCAGAAGGTGCATGCCCAAGCAGCCGTTTACGGGCGATGA
- a CDS encoding DUF4185 domain-containing protein — protein MTTRRAPGRAKTALAGAAVAMVAVLTITACSSSSPSSKDEAIDLNAQPQLTVPNVEQANMIIPPAPVVPELPTKPAENDDTAPTGPGVTPDAPTDLYPRPNPEDVGEKRGTGQPITKGGVTNAFVAKLTGADSADHTDTKWGVAGSGNAVMWDNGNGQVITMFGDTFGTPRPTGENSDQPPLVSGDGFNLPIMPKQIPFPALPYVNITQGGQQGSGFAGDTGTKAPTGFDWRVNTLAYSSSKDLRQFSYSGFLTNRANHAREIIPARRVNGSEITTLPTSGISIGGRQYMSYASIRQYGPAPGSWTSNYAGIAVSTDNGATWRKSGNAFWTNAGPARNFQMPALAKKGGMVYMFGTEQGRIGGVYVARVPESQILNKSAYQYWTNGRWVRGLRSEPTPIVSGGIGEVSVQWSPSLQRWLMLSTDVFNNGIVLRQAATPGGPWTKPQVVASGKNYPSIYGASIHPWSKGNDLYFTMSQWSSYNVYLMHATVTRQGIPGPRPRVPEIPLPGNARIPGGPMPDLGSPSLPTLKLPDSMQGPRSNPGAPRGPGN, from the coding sequence ATGACAACCCGACGCGCCCCTGGGCGTGCAAAAACGGCGCTGGCAGGGGCTGCGGTCGCGATGGTCGCCGTCCTCACCATCACGGCCTGTTCGTCGTCGAGTCCGTCGAGCAAAGACGAGGCGATCGACCTCAACGCTCAACCGCAGTTGACGGTGCCGAACGTCGAGCAGGCGAACATGATCATTCCGCCGGCGCCAGTGGTGCCGGAGCTCCCGACGAAACCAGCGGAGAACGACGACACCGCCCCGACGGGGCCTGGCGTGACACCGGATGCGCCGACCGATCTGTACCCGCGACCGAATCCCGAGGATGTCGGAGAGAAGCGCGGAACGGGGCAGCCCATCACCAAGGGCGGCGTGACGAACGCCTTCGTCGCGAAGCTGACAGGCGCCGACTCCGCCGATCACACAGACACCAAGTGGGGTGTCGCGGGCAGCGGCAACGCGGTGATGTGGGACAACGGCAACGGCCAGGTCATCACGATGTTCGGCGACACCTTCGGAACTCCGCGTCCGACGGGTGAGAACAGTGATCAGCCGCCACTGGTGAGCGGTGACGGATTCAATCTGCCGATCATGCCCAAGCAGATCCCTTTCCCCGCACTGCCGTACGTGAACATCACGCAGGGCGGCCAGCAGGGATCGGGCTTCGCCGGAGACACGGGAACCAAGGCCCCCACGGGATTCGACTGGCGTGTGAACACGCTCGCCTACAGTTCGTCGAAGGATCTCCGTCAGTTCAGTTACAGCGGGTTCCTGACCAACCGCGCGAATCATGCTCGGGAGATCATCCCGGCTCGGCGCGTGAACGGCAGCGAGATCACGACTCTTCCGACGTCGGGCATCTCGATCGGCGGGCGGCAGTACATGTCGTACGCGTCGATTCGACAGTACGGCCCTGCGCCGGGCTCGTGGACGTCGAACTACGCGGGCATCGCGGTGTCGACGGACAACGGCGCCACGTGGCGAAAGTCGGGGAATGCCTTCTGGACGAACGCCGGCCCTGCGAGGAACTTCCAGATGCCTGCGCTCGCCAAGAAGGGCGGCATGGTCTACATGTTCGGCACCGAACAGGGCCGAATTGGTGGCGTGTACGTGGCGCGGGTGCCGGAGAGCCAGATCCTGAACAAGTCGGCGTATCAGTACTGGACGAACGGTCGGTGGGTCCGCGGTCTCCGTTCGGAACCGACTCCGATTGTGTCCGGCGGAATCGGCGAGGTCTCGGTCCAGTGGAGCCCGTCGCTCCAGCGCTGGCTGATGCTGTCGACAGACGTCTTCAACAACGGCATCGTCCTGCGCCAGGCGGCCACGCCCGGAGGCCCGTGGACGAAGCCGCAGGTGGTCGCATCGGGTAAGAACTACCCGTCGATCTACGGGGCGAGCATTCACCCGTGGTCGAAGGGGAACGACCTGTACTTCACGATGTCGCAGTGGAGCAGCTACAACGTCTATCTGATGCACGCGACTGTGACGCGTCAGGGTATCCCCGGGCCTCGCCCACGAGTCCCGGAGATCCCCTTGCCCGGGAATGCGCGGATCCCGGGCGGACCGATGCCTGATCTGGGGTCGCCGTCGCTCCCGACATTGAAGCTGCCGGACTCGATGCAGGGGCCTCGCAGCAATCCGGGGGCTCCGCGCGGTCCCGGCAACTGA
- a CDS encoding WXG100 family type VII secretion target has product MTTGGAWSVDTAAVKNHSGNLEDALSQFSSNSKEFDDAMNDLLGTGMKDGAEEAFRDLHSQWMEAGTQVQKGLEQLGLRTDDVAKAFDQGKQDQADQVRSAGAQMNFHVQNV; this is encoded by the coding sequence ATGACCACTGGTGGGGCATGGTCTGTCGATACGGCAGCCGTCAAGAATCACTCGGGAAATCTTGAAGACGCGTTGTCGCAGTTCTCGTCGAATTCGAAGGAATTCGACGATGCGATGAACGACCTGCTGGGCACGGGAATGAAGGACGGTGCCGAAGAGGCGTTCCGTGACCTGCATTCGCAGTGGATGGAGGCTGGAACTCAGGTCCAGAAGGGGCTCGAGCAGCTCGGCCTGCGCACTGACGATGTTGCGAAGGCTTTTGATCAGGGCAAGCAGGATCAGGCCGATCAGGTGCGCTCAGCCGGCGCCCAGATGAACTTCCACGTCCAGAACGTCTGA